The Deltaproteobacteria bacterium nucleotide sequence GTTTTGAGTTGATCTCGCCTTCGCGAAGTATGTAGTTCCCAGCTTGAAAGTTTTCTTCCATTGTCATTGTTGAAATTTGCAGCAACATTTCGTCATTAAATGAGGAAAAAAAAGAGAAACCTCTTAACTCTTTTGAAATATCAACAGGATGCAATTTCATAATATTAATTATGTATTCAATAAGCCTCATTGATCGAGCTCTTTTCCAAAAATCATGAAAATGAAGGCAAAAGTCTAGTTCAGATATTAATTTATCGAAAAACATGATTAGTTATAAGCATGTATCCTTATTTAAATTTGGGCCTAGTGAAGCTGCAATCATATTTTTTGATTCTTGTGATCTTAATAACCGTAACGCTTTTTTGGGTTTTTAAAAAAAGTATTAAAAGCAATTTACCTAGGAACTTTGTCCTAGATCTAACCTTTATCCTGATCATTTCTGGATTTTTATCTGCAAGACTTTTTCATATTTTATTTGAGAATAGACAATTTTATTTTTCTAGACCCGTTGAAATGTTTCAATTTTGGAATGGTGGATTTGTATTTCTTGGTGGATTTATAGGAGCTCTCATTTCAGGAATTTTGTATACTTTGTTATGTAAAAAGAAGGAACTTCTACCTCGACTTCTAGATTTCTATTCTCCTATTTTAGCGTTCAACTATTCCATAGGAAGAATTGGGTGTTTTTTGGCTGGTTGTTGCTATGGGAAAACATGTCCCTTTCCTTGGGCGGTTGATGGAAGGCATCCAACCCAGCTATATGCCTTTTTTTGGGATTTTATTTTATTTATTATATTGATCAAGATTGAAAATAATATGATGAAGCCTGAAAAGAAATTCGCAGGCCTGCTCTTTTGTGTCTGGCTTTTGGGACATGGTCTAGGAAGATTTATTTTGGAATTTTACCGGGATGATTTTAGAGGTCCTATTTATATACTTTCAATTTCAGGGTGGTTAAGTTTAGGAATCATCATTTCCTCATTGAGTTTGTATCTCTTTCTTAAAAGAAGAATCCGCCATTATCAGCCATTACGAGATATCAAACTCAAATAGCGGATAATCAATATAAATTGACAATTATCCGCCATTTGAGTTAAACTGACTCAAATGGCGGATAAAGAGGCGAAATGGATTCTCAGATTGTTGGTCGAAAAAAAGAATTAAATATTTTAAGGGATTTATTAATTACTGAAAAAGCAAAAATTGTTTGTGTTTATGGGCGTCGACGAATTGGAAAAAGTTTTTTAATTGAGAACGCTTTTAAAGGTGAAAATTTTCTGAAATTCGAAGGATTAGAACGCGAACAAACTGATATTCAAATTCGACAGTTCACCAAAGATTTAGCAAATCAAACAGGTGATGTTCTCTTGGGAAAAGTTAAAAATATAGAATGGGTTGATATTTTTGATAAATTGACAGAAGTCTTAAAGAATAGAAAAAAGAAGACAGTAATCCTGATAGATGAGTTCCAGTGGTTAGCAGCACAGAAAACTATTCTTGTTTCTTTATTTAAAAAATATTGGGACCAAGAGTGGTCAAAGTGTAAAGTTATTTTTGTTTTATGTGGTTCCATCTCGTCGTACATGGTTAAAAAAGTAATTAAATCTAAAGCGTTATACGGACGAATTGATTTGGAAATAAATTTGGGTCCACTAAGTTTAAAGGAGTGTGCGCTTTTTTTGCCAAAAAGAAGTAAAGAAGAAATCCTAAAGTATTATTTAACTTTTGGTGGGGTGCCCAAATATTGGACTTTAATTGCAGCCAATAAATCCTATGAACAGAATATGGAAAAGATTTTTTTGCAAAAGGAAGGGTACCTGTTTAATGATTATGAAAAAATATTTTATAGTCAATTCAAAGAGCCTAAAATTTATGAGGCCATAGTTGCAATTTTGGTGGCTCGACCTTTAACATTAGAAGAAATTGCTAAAAAATTGAATAAAAAATCAAGTGGAAGCTTAAAATCATATCTAGATAATCTTTCCTTAGCTGGATTTTTGATGAGTTATAGTCCTTTCGATAAATCAGAAACTTCAAAGTTAAAGAAATATAAAATTTCAGATGAGTATGTGAGGTACTATTTTAAATTTATAAAGGAAAACCAAAGAATTATTAAAAATAACCAAATAAATAAACCTCTTTTTCAAAGAATCATTCAATCGAAGTGGGAAGTTTGGTCAGGATTTGCATTTGAAAATTTTTGTTTAAAAAACGCTATGTATTTAGCAAGTAAATTGGAATTTGATGAATATGTTGAATCTTTTGGACCTTATTTTAATAGGGCCAAAGAGTTAGATAATAAGGGTACAGGTTTTCAAATTGATTTATTGTTTAAAAGATCAGACAAGGTGATTACTTTATGCGAAGTAAAGTACATGCAAAAACCCATCACAGCAAAAGTAATATCTTCTGTTGAGGAGAAATCAAATCGGTTACAAATACCAAGGGGATATGTCCTTGAAAAAGTTTTACTAACGGTTTGTGGAGCGGATGAAGGGTTAATTCAATCTAAATACTTTAATCATATTTTGAAAATAGATGATCTTTTTGTGTAAATAGAGATAGGACAGGTATGTTATCTAATTTAAAGAAAATACTACTTTTATTAATTTTAAATCAATTTGTTTATGGGAACGAAGCCACACGTACGGTAATGGTTCAACTATTTCAATGGCCATGGAAAGAAATCGCTCGTGAATGTGAACTTTATTTAGGACCAGTGGGATTTGCAGCTGTTCAGATTTCACCACCAAATGAGACGCTCATGATTGAGAATCATCCCTGGTGGGAAAGCTATCAACCAGCAAGTTATAAAATTCATAATCGATTAGGTACTGAGCTAGAATTTCAAGATATGATAAATCGCTGTAGACGAGTTGGTGTGCAAATCTATGCGGATGTCGTACTTAATCACATGACAGGCGCAGATTCAGGAAAAGGCACTGCTGGATCTGAAGTGAGTCATTATGAATATCCTGGAATTTATAATAACAACGATTTTCATCATTGTGGTCGGAATGGCAATGATGATTTAGTGAATTACAAGGATCTTTATGAGGTCCAAAACTGTGAACTTGTTAATCTTGCCGATTTAAATTCATCAAGTCTAAAGGTTCAACAAACACAAGTACAGTACTTGAATCGACTTGTTTCCATGGGAGTCCGTGGTTTTCGTGTGGATGCAGCTAAGCATATCTCGGTGAGGGATTTGGATAATTTGTTATCTAAAGTTCAATTTTCCCCATACATTATATTTGAATTAATTCTTGGCGAGGAGGGGCTTCATTATAAAGATTATAGTTATTTAGGTGATGTGAATGTATTTGAAGTTCCATTTTTAATTGGTCAAGCCTTTCAAAAAAAAATGTTAAGTTCTCTTTTTAAGATCATGCCTAATAACATGCTACCGTCCTCAGAGTCAGCCGTCGTATTTATTGAAAACCATGATTTGCAAAGAATCGACTCACCTCTTATCTTGTCTTTACAAAAAAATCCGGAGCTTTACAGCTTGGCGCAAGTTTTTCTTCTGGCATGGCCCTATGGTTACCCTCAGCTTTTTTCTGGTTATAAATTTTTAAATTTTAACGAAGGTCCACCTTTAGAAAGCTCAGGATATGTAAAAAGAATATTGTCTCCTAATGGAAACTTCTGTGAGGCCCCTTGGCTTTGTGAACATCGATTGCCAGAAATACGTAAGATGGTTGAATTCAGAAATCAGACCAATTCTTACTTTGCAGCCAGTAATCTCTGGAGTGATTCTTCAGAGCGAATTGCTTTTGGCAGAGGGCCCTACGGAATGGTTCTTATTAATGGCTCGAATTCCCTATGGCAAGTTCGAATACCTACAAAGATGGAAATGGGAAGCTATTGCAATATTTTAGATCCAGGATATGAGCCTTTAAGAGCCAGATGTTTAAATCCTTCAGTACGGGTGTCAGGGGATAGGATGTTAGAAACTGAGGTAAAACCATTGCAAGCGGTTGTTATTCAAAAAGGAATGAAGTTGTTAAGATAAAGGTCTATCTAGAAAAATCTGAGCATTTATTTTTAGATGGACTCTATTTAAAACCTACTTGAATTTTCTGAATTTTTGCTCACTTGGTAATTGAGAATTTACTTCTTGAGTCTGTGAAATATCAGAAGTTGTTTTTATTTTAAAGCGCTTATGCAGTCGAGCGTAGGCAACCACTCTTCGAATAAAACTATGGCCTAATTCCGTAAACTCGTGATTTTTATTCAATTCGTTTGGAAGTTCTGGATGGAATTGAACGCTTATGGATTTATGGTTATTTGAAACTAAAGCCTCAATGACATTATGTTCTTTATCTAGAGCCGCACAGAAACTATCTTTATTTTCACTGAATTTGACGGCCTGATGATGATAGCTATTAACATTTACACAAAATGTAGAATTATTCTTATATCCAAAAAGCCTAGATAAGAGCGAGGGGTTAATCTGAACAGAGTGGTAAATGTATTCAGGATTCTCATTAGAGGATTTTCGATGTTTTGCCAGGCATTCAGAATTAATTTCGCCGAGATCTTGGATCAATTCGAAGCCATCTATGATAGCGGAAAGTTGATGGCCTCTACAAATTCCGAGAAAAACTCCTGTAGAATATTTTTTATAATATTTAACTAAGTTGAATTCAGAAAGATCTCTTTCAAAGTTAACATTTTGTGCGAACAAATTCTTTTGATTGTAAAGCGAAGGATGGATGTCATCTCCACCAAGAGATATGAGTAAATCAAAATATTCTGCAACAAATCTTTGATAGGTTACAGAATCCTCTAAGGAAAGTGTCCAATCAAATCCCATGGGAATGATGAAAACTTGGCAATTAGATTTATTCAGCAAATTATAGTCTCTGACAATGCGATCACCTAAAGTCATGTCCTCCACAGAATTTGCTATAATTCCAATTTTAACTTTACCAGCGTCAGACTTTAAAGATCGAAAGTGAATATCCGTAACTGAAATTTTAAACCGGCGAAAATAATAAAAATTTTCCTCGAAAGAATTTTTTAAAAATAAAAAAGGAATCGACGATTCTTGAAAATAGCCCAATTTAAATTTTTCTTCAAAAATGTAATTCACCTTCATCTTATCGGAAAATATAAAAGATTTCTTCATATTGCGATTCTCATATTTACTTAATTATATATTTACATATTTAACTATTCTGCTCTGCAAAAGTTAGACCCCCATAAACGCGATCTTTCACAAAAACTCGAGTTTAAAATGTAAAAATTAAATGATGGAATTTAAAATCACAGTTTAGTGTCATTTTATTAGACAGCATAGGTTAAGGGTTGGCCAAGCTTTCAATCTATCGTTAAAATATTTGTTCGAGTTCGAGATGCAAAATAAATTTCTGGAAGAGTTAGATATAATACTTCCAATATTAAACCTTCCTTAATTTTAAATGTTAAATCAGATAAACCATTTACAATTTCAATTAGATCATAAAGATTCATTTTTAATCCAGTATCATTAATAAATTTTGAAGCCAGTTCTATTCTTGTCCCGGACGAAAGATTTCCCCATCTATTTATATTAAGAGGACTTCCAAGTTTAAAAAGAATATCAAACATTTTTCTGGCAATCTGATGTCGGGATAACTTGTCAATTTCCGAAAACACGTAAGCCGAAGTAGAAACAATGTTTAAATCCGTTTTCTGAGTCTTAATAGCTTCAATATTATTTGGATTCAGCTGGTTCCTCATCTGCGTTTCGCTTTTATGAGCACTTAATTCAATGGATTTTAAAAAGAGTGCTTCATGGATGGGACTTAGTAAGAAACCAATATTCACTAGTTTTTGAATCGCACTCTTAACTGGCTCGAAATCTTCGCTTTTACCACTAACTTCATTTACTATTCCAAGTGAGAATCTCTCTAAGAAGGACGCAGTTAAGTTAAAGTGCAATTCTCTGGTAATTCCAAAAGGTTTGGAAGTATTGGAAGGAATGGGGGAAAGGGCGCTTAGGTTACTTTCAAGATGGTGATCTTGATACATTTGATAACATAAGGGGTTTGAATGTAGAGGGTGAATATCAATGATAAAGGTCATCAATAATAAAATTCTGATAGTATTTCCTTGAATCCACAGTGACCAACTATTTTTCATTTAAAACTCCTGTGTAGGGACTTGCGGTTATCGAGCTTGCGAATGTTCTGCCATAACCGAGGTAAGTTAAAATGATTTGGATAGGAATTTTTTTGAAATTGGCAGCAATGAGTGTCACTCGTATACTTTGATGACAATCTGGTGATATACAATATTTTAAAGTCAGGAGTGATTCTTTGAACAATAACCCAAACAACAGTGAAAAGCTTGAGAGGTTAACCGGTATTGTTGAGAGGATTACGTTTCACAATGTTGAAAATGGTTGGACGGTTCTCAAGGTGTCTCCTTTTCGGGATCCTGGAAAATTGATTGCAGTGGTGATTCATCAAGCCAAGGTTTTTGCGGGGGCGACGATGGAGTTTCATGGTTCTTATTCCTATCATCCAAAACATGGAGAGCAGTTCAAGGCCATTCACGCTATTGAAAAAAAACCAGCTACTGCCGCAGCTCTAGAAAAATATTTGGGTTCGGGATTAATTAAAGGTGTGGGGCCTGCGATTGCCAGACGGATTATCAATCACTTTAAGGAGCGAACTTTGGAAGTGTTTGAAGGGAAAATGGCTGAGCTTTTAGGGGTTCCAGGTATAGCCGAAAAAAAATTGGAGCAAATCAGAGTTTCATGGGATGAGCATAAGGCCATTCGGGACGTGATGCTTTTTTTACAGAATTATGGAATCAGTACCTTATTTGCTACCAAAATTTATAAGACCTATGGAAATAAAGCGATTCAAATTGTTTCTGAAAATCCCTATCGTTTGGCAAACGATGTGTACGGTATTGGTTTTTTTTCAGCCGATAGGATTGCCTTGGCAATGGGTTTTGAAAAAAAAGGGAGACCTCGGATTGAAGCTGGAGTGAAGCATGTATTATCTTCAAGTAGGGACGAGGGGCATTGTTTTTTAACTCAAGAACAAATATTAGAAAAAACTCCCGAGTTGTTACGCGAAGATCTTTCTGAAGATATCATCTTAGATATTTTAATTAATTTATTGAAATCGGATCAAATTAAATCCAGAAAATTAAATAATTTAAAGATTTGTTATTACTCTAAAACTCTTTATTTCGATGAATTAACGACAACTAAAAAACTAACTGAATTATTAAGAACGAAAATTCAAGTTGATAAGGATCGAGTTCAAACCTGGGTATCAAAGTATTGCCAGAAATTTGAAATTCTATTGAGCGATCAGCAAAGCCAAGCTGTTTGTGGTATTGCTGAAAAATCGTTTTCGATTTTGACTGGTGGTCCTGGTTGTGGAAAAACAACAACAACCAAAGTGCTAGCGCAGTTATTAA carries:
- a CDS encoding AAA family ATPase gives rise to the protein MDSQIVGRKKELNILRDLLITEKAKIVCVYGRRRIGKSFLIENAFKGENFLKFEGLEREQTDIQIRQFTKDLANQTGDVLLGKVKNIEWVDIFDKLTEVLKNRKKKTVILIDEFQWLAAQKTILVSLFKKYWDQEWSKCKVIFVLCGSISSYMVKKVIKSKALYGRIDLEINLGPLSLKECALFLPKRSKEEILKYYLTFGGVPKYWTLIAANKSYEQNMEKIFLQKEGYLFNDYEKIFYSQFKEPKIYEAIVAILVARPLTLEEIAKKLNKKSSGSLKSYLDNLSLAGFLMSYSPFDKSETSKLKKYKISDEYVRYYFKFIKENQRIIKNNQINKPLFQRIIQSKWEVWSGFAFENFCLKNAMYLASKLEFDEYVESFGPYFNRAKELDNKGTGFQIDLLFKRSDKVITLCEVKYMQKPITAKVISSVEEKSNRLQIPRGYVLEKVLLTVCGADEGLIQSKYFNHILKIDDLFV
- a CDS encoding gamma-glutamyl-gamma-aminobutyrate hydrolase family protein (Members of this family of hydrolases with an active site Cys residue belong to MEROPS family C26.), with amino-acid sequence MKKSFIFSDKMKVNYIFEEKFKLGYFQESSIPFLFLKNSFEENFYYFRRFKISVTDIHFRSLKSDAGKVKIGIIANSVEDMTLGDRIVRDYNLLNKSNCQVFIIPMGFDWTLSLEDSVTYQRFVAEYFDLLISLGGDDIHPSLYNQKNLFAQNVNFERDLSEFNLVKYYKKYSTGVFLGICRGHQLSAIIDGFELIQDLGEINSECLAKHRKSSNENPEYIYHSVQINPSLLSRLFGYKNNSTFCVNVNSYHHQAVKFSENKDSFCAALDKEHNVIEALVSNNHKSISVQFHPELPNELNKNHEFTELGHSFIRRVVAYARLHKRFKIKTTSDISQTQEVNSQLPSEQKFRKFK
- the lgt gene encoding prolipoprotein diacylglyceryl transferase encodes the protein MKLQSYFLILVILITVTLFWVFKKSIKSNLPRNFVLDLTFILIISGFLSARLFHILFENRQFYFSRPVEMFQFWNGGFVFLGGFIGALISGILYTLLCKKKELLPRLLDFYSPILAFNYSIGRIGCFLAGCCYGKTCPFPWAVDGRHPTQLYAFFWDFILFIILIKIENNMMKPEKKFAGLLFCVWLLGHGLGRFILEFYRDDFRGPIYILSISGWLSLGIIISSLSLYLFLKRRIRHYQPLRDIKLK
- a CDS encoding alpha-amylase family protein, giving the protein MLSNLKKILLLLILNQFVYGNEATRTVMVQLFQWPWKEIARECELYLGPVGFAAVQISPPNETLMIENHPWWESYQPASYKIHNRLGTELEFQDMINRCRRVGVQIYADVVLNHMTGADSGKGTAGSEVSHYEYPGIYNNNDFHHCGRNGNDDLVNYKDLYEVQNCELVNLADLNSSSLKVQQTQVQYLNRLVSMGVRGFRVDAAKHISVRDLDNLLSKVQFSPYIIFELILGEEGLHYKDYSYLGDVNVFEVPFLIGQAFQKKMLSSLFKIMPNNMLPSSESAVVFIENHDLQRIDSPLILSLQKNPELYSLAQVFLLAWPYGYPQLFSGYKFLNFNEGPPLESSGYVKRILSPNGNFCEAPWLCEHRLPEIRKMVEFRNQTNSYFAASNLWSDSSERIAFGRGPYGMVLINGSNSLWQVRIPTKMEMGSYCNILDPGYEPLRARCLNPSVRVSGDRMLETEVKPLQAVVIQKGMKLLR